GCCACCAAGAACTATCTGGGCTTGGGTATCCTGATTTCACTTATGCTGATTCAGGGACTCTCCAGTCTAGCATCGTTCAATACAGCCAATGATCTGGCTTCGACAGTTAATGAGGTTCAGGTACCCGCAGCCATGTCCGGTGGGCGCCTACAAACCTCCATTCAATCCTCTCTCGCCTCGTTGCGGGGCTGGATGCTAATTGGTGATGAAAAATTCAAGCAGCACCGGGCCCAAGCTTGGCAGCAGATTGATGCCGATCTAAACGTACTGACAACGGCTCTACAGAGGTCGGATGGCAACGGTCACACCAAACAGCTCAATGCCATCAAAGGGCAGTTTGCCGATTTTCGTGCCATGCAGGATGAGATTGAAGCTCTGGCCAATACCAAAGAGGCTCAACCAACTCTGGCTACTTTTTTAACCAAAGTAGAGCCCCTTATTCAAAAGCTGGAGAAGTATACCGGCAGCATGATGCGCCGTGAGAGCCGTCGGTTTATGGGTACCGATGACGCCACAAAGGTCAAAGGCAGCCGGACCATGTTGCAAAACATGGCTAAGTTCAACACCACCTTCTCGACAGCGATGACCGAGGTACGCTCCTACTTACTGACTGGCGACCCCAAACATATTAAAAAATATAATAAGAACTGGAAGAGTAACAGTGGCTCCTATGCGGTGTTGGAGCGTGGGCAATCCAACCTAAACAAGAAACAGAAAAAGGCATTTAAACGGATTGTTAGTAGCCGTACTGCGGTTGCTAAAGCTGTTGCAGAAATTTTTAAAGTCAAGAGTAGTGACCCGAACTGGAATAAAGGAACTTGGTTACTGGCCAACAAAGCTGTGCCATTGCTAGATACCCTGAATGGTTCTATTACGACCCTGGTTAAAGCCCAGGAATCCGCCATGAACCAAGGTACGGATGAACTGGCAGGCTCCATTAAAAAGGGTAAGCAAATCACTTGGTTTGCCCTCACCTTTTTAACCATTATTGGTATGTTGGTCGCAGCTATTGTTACCCGTATGGTCACCAAACCGCTTAAACGGATTAACCATACACTACGGCTCATGGCAGAGGGGGACCTGACCCAAACCCTTGAGCAACCGAAAAATGAAGATGAGATTTCAGAAATAACCCGCTCGGTTAACCTGCTGGCGAAATCTTTGGTAAGCATGATGCGTGTGATTGGCCTGAATGCCGGTAGTGTCACAGCCGGTGCAGGTGAGCTCATGCGTATTCGTGATCATATTCAAGCCGATGCAGAGACCTCCTATGGCTTGGTACAAAATGTCACGACCTCAACAGGCAGCCTTAATGAAGAGATTGTTAAAGTTCAAGAAGCAGTGCAGAGCGCAACCAACAAGATCTCTGCCATTTCTGACGCCTCTAACCAGCTCTCTTCAGATATTGCTTTAATTGCCCAGGAGGCCGAACAAGCCTCAGGACGGGTCAACAGTGTTGCCCACGCCTCTGATGATATGCTTATGCGTATTGGCTCGGTTAAAAGTAGCCTGACCCAGGTAGATGATGCGGTTGGTCATGTGGCCGAGTCCATTTACGCCATGACTCGTGCCCTCACTGATGTCCGTGAGCGGTGTCAAAACGCCAGCCAGGAATCGAATGAAGCCAACCAACGGGCTCAAAATGCGGCCCAGGTCATGAGCCAGCTGAGCCACTCGGCTCGTGAAATTGGCAATGTTGTGGATATCATCAACAATATTGCAGAACAGACCAACATGTTGGCACTGAATGCGGCCATTGAAGCTGCGGGTGCTGGTGATGCGGGTAAAGGCTTTGCGGTTGTCGCCAACGAAGTTAAAGAGCTTGCCCACCAGACCCAAGAGGCTACTCAGACGATCTCTGAGCGTATTGATGAGATCCAAACCCACGCACGTAATGCCACCGATGCTAATTCACAAATTACGGCCAGCATTGAGCGTATTAATCAATCCAACCTCACCATTACGGAATCGGTAGACAACCAAACCTACACCATCCGTGATATTTCTGGTTCTATGGAAGGTGTAACCGCAGCCTCCACAACTGCCACGGAAAATGTAGAGAGCCTGGACCAAGCTGCCCGTGAGGTTGCACAATCCGCCACAGAGACTGCGGAAGGCACGGAGAAGATGTCCAACTCGGCAAACGCTGGCATGATGGCCGCGGGCCAAGTCGCCAGCGATAGCGATAGCGCACTGGAGTCGGTACAGATCATCCTACAAGCCATGGACAATACCCAGAACACCTCAAGTGACGTTCAAGACAAGATGCAGCAGGCCGAACGAACAGCAGACTTCCTTGCCGGTTCTGCTTCGCACTTTGGCCGCTTGGGGCAAGTCCTACAAGGTATGTCAAACGCACTTTATGTGGCTCAAATTGAACTGGATACTGGAGCAGCCCCCTTTAATGTCCGGACGATCAAGGATTACTACCTGCATAACCAAGGTGAGCTGGAACAAGCCATTCATGGCCGTATTGAGTTAAACCCTGAACAGTGTGATACCCCTGAACAGACAGATCTGGGTAAGTGGATTAAAGGCAAAGGGGCAGCCCTCTACCATGGCACCCCCTACTTTGAGCAGCTAAAAGGGTTACAGCAGGAGCTCCATACACTGGGGTGTGAAATGGTACGCCAGATTAACCAGGGGAACCATGCCTCCATTGAGGCCCAAATGGAGCAATACCATAACACCCGTGATCGTATGTTTGGGTTATTGAACGAACTCTACCAAGGTTTCACCGCGGAACATCGTGACGATCAACGTCCCTTCTTCCCATGGTCGGATAATATGAGTGTGGGCGTTAAACAGTTTGATGATGACCACAAGGTATTGATCGACTTAACCAACCAACTCCACCGGGGGATGAAAGAGGGCATTGAAAACGATCAACTCCATGCCATTATTGATGAACTAACCGCCTTTACCGAAACCCACTTTAAACGGGAAGAGGCCGCCATGGCTGACATTAACTACCCAGGGTTGGATGCTCAGAAAAAAGAGCACAGAGCCATGGTGAAAAAGGTCGTGGAATTTGCGGATGAGTTCAAAAAAGGCGAGTTTGCTGTTGGGATTGATGTACTCAGCTTTAATAAAACCTGGCTCTCCCAACATATTCTTGGCTCAGACATGGAGTACCGTAGCTATTTCAACAGTAAAGGCATCTATTAACCAGGACCTGCTTTATTCTTGTTTTTCGGGTAGCCCGTTGAAACCGGCGCCGCTCCCCGTTAACATACCGCATCTATCCTGAATTAACCCCCTATAGAGTCGGGTCAAAGGCAACGGTATGTCTGAGAACGAGAATACATCCAGCGACAGCACGGCAATCTTTCAACTTAACATCGCTTATGATGCAGAAGAAGATCGTTTATTGCTGCGTTTGAACGACTCACAAAGCAACGAATACCGTTTTTGGCTGACACGTCATATCGTTATCCGTGTCTGGCCGGCTTTCCTCAAATTTTTACGGCAATATTCAACCGGGGGTGCTACAGCAGCTACACCTGAGGCTGAAGAGATGATGTTGGATTTTGCCCAGCAAAATGCTGATGAAAAAGTTGATTTTAAAACCAAATATCAAGAGCAGTCCCAGTCCCTGCCCTTAGGGGAAGTGCCCATTTTGGTTCACACCATATCCTTCACCCCCAAAGATCAGCTTCTGGAGCTGTCATTGCGCCCTAAAAAAGGGGCTGGTATGACCATGAATATGGATGTCACCCTACTGCATGCCGTCTGTAAATTGATTATGACACGGGTAAACCAGGTGGGCTGGGGCGTTACCTTTTCACTTAAAGATGAACCTGCTGTACCACAACCCGGAAAACCCAAAGGTTCGACCCCTCCAACAACGCCACCTATCATACCACCTGCGGGTGGGCAACTACATTAAGAGCAAGGCCGTTATTCAAGGATATAGCTGAAGCTCTCTTGCTTATTTCCATAACGTTGTATGGCTTTAAGCAGCTTCTTTTTATGAACAGGTTTACTTAAGTGAGCGGTACAGCCAGCCTCCATGGACATCTGCACATGCTCCCTCATGGCATGGGCGGTAAGTGCTAAAATGGGTAAAGGGGCTCGCTTCTGCTCACGCTCCCAATCTCGAATAATCTGGGTGGCTGTATAACCATCCATCTGCGGCATCTGCACATCCATGAGTATCATATCAACAGGCTCCTGGCTTACTACTGTCACCAACTCCACCGCCTCACGGCCATTGCGTGCAAGGGTTAAATGGTGGGGAGAGCCCTTTAAAAAGGCTTGAATCAGCTTTAAATTATCTTCGCTGTCATCCACCACCAATAGATGCAGTGGTTGACTTAGCTGCTCAGCCTCACGCTCTTTGATCTGTTGGGATGCCTGTCCCATCACTTCTGTCAAACTGCCCATCAATAGATCCAACTCATGGGGGGCACGCTGTAGATGAATGCTCAATGAATCAAACAGATCCAATCCTGTTTTAGGCAGTGCACCACTTAAAATAATGGGCAGCCGGTTTGCATCATGCCGTAAACGGATGTGATGTAAGGTATCATGCAGCTTCTGTAGATCTTCCCCATCATAATGAATTAATAAGAGATCGGGAAAACGACCATCTTGGCCGTAGATCATCTCTAAATCATGTTCCAGTGGATGCCTATTCCCTCTTGATAGAGCCACCCCCCCCAAATGCCGCACAGTTTTTTCGTAGTAGTCATGAATAATGGGGTGGTCATGCTTGACCAAAACCCGCTTGTTGCTTAGGGCCAATGTGGTTTCATGATCTGGCGTTTGTCGATCTACCTGCATCGGTACCTGTAGTGTAAAAGAGCTACCCACCTCTTCATGACTCTTTAAGGTCAGGGCACCCCCCATCAAGCCAATAATACGCTGTGAAATGGCTAAGCCAAGGCCACTGCCCCCATATTTCCGGGTAATGGAGGCATCAGCCTGTGTAAATGCTTGAAATATTTTATCCTGCATGATCTGTGGGATACCAATACCTGTATCGACCACAGAGATCAATAATTCAACTTTTTCATCACTAGACATGTTTTGGCTGCGCACCAAAACAGAGATACTCCCTTCATGGGTAAACTTTACAGCATTACCCAAAAAGTTAATCAGGACCTGCCTTAAGCGAGAGGGATCACCCATTAAATGGTAAGGGACGGTGTCATCAAAAAAATGCAGCAGTTGCAGCCCTTTTTCCTGACTGCGATGTTCGACAATCGAGAGTGCATCGCGTACCACTTGCCTGGGAGAAAAACAGGTGGTTTCCAACTCCATGTGGCCTGCTTCAATTTTTGAAATATCAAGAATATCATTGATAATCTGTAGGAGGTTCCCCCCTGCTGAACTAAGTAAATCCATAAAACTGCGCTGATCTTGGTTAAGCGCCGTCTCTAATAACAGTTCAGAGGTCCCTAAAATGGCATTCATTGGTGTACGAATTTCATGACTCATGGTCGCTAAAAATTCGCTTTTACACCGGTTGGCATGCTCAGCCTCCTCCTTGGCGTGTACCAAAGCATCTTCAACCTCTTTGCGTTGGGTCAAATCCACCACCGTCACCAGTACGTTATCCCAAGATCCCTCAGACTCTTCCGATAAAGAGGCGCGAACTTGTGTCCATAAGGTTTGCCCGTTTAAAGTCTTTTGCACAGCCTCCCGTTCAAAAAGCTGCTTTCCTTCTAAAAAACCGATGAGTTCTTGGCGAAAAACCACCAAACTCTCTTCATTAAAAATATGCGCCAAGCTCTCATACAACCCCTCTTTACTGGGTGCCTCAAACAGCTCAAGCGTAGCTTGGTTAACATTTTTTACACGTACCATCTTGGCACATCTGGTGACAACGTCAGGGTTATCCATTAAATAGGCAGGCAAATCCGTAATCCCCTGTGAAGCCAAATCATCCAAGTGCTGCTTAACCGTACTAAAATCCTCTTCCCATAAAGAGATGGGAGAGTTTTCAAACAGGTTCCGATAGTGGGCTTCACTATGAATAATTTTCTGTTCCGCTGCCCGTTGCTCGGTGATATCCCGAAAGGTCACCACCGCACCGACCACTCGCTCCTCTTCCCTAAGCGGAACTGACCGGTAGGAGACAGGAAAAGCACGGCCATCTGCTCGCCAAAAGGTTTGATCGCCCCCTTCAATGGTCTCACCAGCAATCATGGCTTGGTAAATAGGACAGTGTGAAGAAGAGACAGGCTTTCCATCCTTATCTTTTGGATGAATAAGTTGGTGCATATGCTTACCCACCAGGTGCTGTGGATCTTCATAACCCAATATCTGGGCACAGGCCGGGTTGGCGATGGTGCAGCATCCATCCAGATCTAGCGCATAAAAACCTTCTGCCATAGCATTAAACAGTGAACGAAGGTTTGACTCCTGCTCTTTAACCTGCTGTTCAGCAAGCGCCTTGGCACGGCGGGATCGGGCATCGAGGATCTCACGCCGCAAAGCCACCTGTAACCGTGTAAGGTTGTCTTTAGAGAGAAAATCCCGGGCACCTGCTTCCAACAATGTAATGGCATCAGTCTCAGGTACGGTGCCGGAGATAATAAGAACTGGAAGATTATTATCCCACTGCCCGACTTTTTCCAAACAGAGGTGCGCCGTCATTCTGGGCATGCGGATATCACAAATGACAGCATCAAAATTCTGATTTTTTAAGGCATCATCCAATCCCGCTTCATCTTCCACCCGTTGCCATTGCACATGCATGCCTTGCTGCTGTAGCTCCAGTACAATCAGCTCGGCATCATCAGGGTTATCATCCACCAACAATAAATGAAGGCTCTCAACCATGGGCTTGAACCTGGGAAGGTGGCGGCATATTAATATCCAGCCAATAGACTCCTAACTGCCGAATGACCTCTACAAAGGCCTCATAAACAACCGGTTTTCGTACAAAGCTACATGCGCCCAGTTCATAACAGCGCTTACACTCCAAAGCATCATTGGATGTGGTTAAAACGATAACGGGTAGATGTTCAATCCCTGGCGTGACGCGGATTTTTTGCAAGACCTCCATGCCAGAAAGTTTAGGCAGGTTCAGATCCAACAACACCACATGAGGAGGCCAAATTCCGGCGTGTAACAAAGTAGGGTCTGTTAAACGGCGGATGGCCTCTGCTCCATCCGTCGCAACTTCCACATGAACCTTACTCCCCTGCTTCTTAAAAACACGCAGGGTTAACTCAACATCATCTGGGTTATCCTCCACCAAAAACAGGGTTGGGGGTTTCATGATATGTCCTCTCCAAAGGTCAAACTAAAACGGGCACCTTCTCCGGGTTTTGCCGTTGCTTCTATGGTCCCACCATGGCGTTGAATAATTCTTTTAACCGTGCTTAAACCGATACCGCTACCTTCAAATTCTTGATCGTTGTGTAAGCGCTGAAAGGGCTGGAAAAGACGTTGAGCATACGCCATATCAAATCCAGCTCCGTTATCCTGAATCACAACCCTTCCCGCCTGTTTCGTAACGGAGATGTGTGCATGATCTTTTTGCCCCGTATACTTCCATGCATTGCCCAAAAGATTCTCTAACACCACCCGCACAAAGCGGGGGTCGGCCTCCACAGTCAGTGCATCCTCAACCTGAATCTTAACCTGCCGCTCGGGCTCCTTGGCTTGGCACCCCTCCAAGACCTCATGAGCAATGGCCGATAGATCACAGCACTCTCTTTGCAGCTCACCGCGGGTGGAACGCGATAGCTTGAGCAGATCATCAATCAACTGCCCCATGCGAACAGCCCCTGCCCTAACCCGGTCTAAAAAATGTTTGGGGGTCGGCTCTAACGCATCCCCTAAATCTTGGACCAGTGCGGCACTAAATCCATCAATCGCACGCAGAGGCCCACGTAAATCATGTGAGACAGAGTACGTAAAAGCCTCCAGCTCTTCATTGGCCGCATTTAACTCGGCCACACGCTGGTTTAGATCTAGGTTTAGTGCACGAATTTGGCTTGCATCCTGCTCTCGCGCCCTTAACAAACGGGCATTGGCCAGTGCTAACCCCGCCACAGGGGCCAACTGTAACCCTTGGTTTAAATAACGGTCTCGTTGGTGAGGAAAAGCCAGCCCAACAACTGCCAGCACCCCCAACGTCTGTCCTTGATGGTTCAGGCAAAGTGTAAAACCATCTTCAAACGGCGCACTCTCTGTCACTGCTTCCAACGGCTGCACCATCGCTTCTAGGGCCAGATCATCCATACCCATGTTTTGGTGATGCCATTTCTGTGGGGTCTGTTGACCTTTTGCAAGTAAGGCAACCGCTTGCGGCGCACATAACATTTGAAACAGATCCATCACCCCCTGGATCACATGCTCTTCCGCGGCAAATCCTGTTATCTGCCCGGCCAACTGCGCCACCATGGCAGCATCAGCCAAAGCACGCTCCTGCTGTTTAAGGCTGCTGTTGCAGTTGGCCAAATGGTGGGCATGAATACGTGATTCTAGGTGTGCCCTAAACATGGCGATACCAACAGGCAAGGTACGCGCAGGGATCCCTGTATACGCCGATAAAGCCTGTAGATGCGTCTGGGCATGAACATCCGCACCACTATCGAGCAACAACAACTCATGGGTTTGCCCACCAAAGCAGTCTTCTGGCTGGTCGGGAGAAAAGCCCCATTGCACAACTTTTTGCTTCCAGTGGGGCAACATACCGGGGGTTAACAGGTGCGCCCCATTTTTTAAAGGCTCGGTTAAAGTTTCCCGGCCTGCAAGAAGATCAAAACAGAGATCTCGTACCCCAACACGTACCTTGCCTGCCTCTAAACGTTTATGCAGAGCAGCCAAGCATCCCCCTTCTACAATCATGGTACGTTTAGGCTGCTCGAGCATGGCATCTAGCCAGGGGCCTTCTTCCAATGTGGGTTTATCACAATTGGCAGGATAGCTATGGATCACCACATCCTTACGGTTTTCCAAGGCCAGTTCCACCTCCCGTACCAGATACTGGCAAACCCAAATGTTAAGAGGTTCGCTCATGCTTCAGCCTCCACCCAATCTAATGGGTAGCGACCCCACTTATTCAGAGCATCCCGCACACCTTGCAGTACTTCATGGGGAACCTGCCAAGGGATCTCACCGTGGTTATCCGAGAGAATAAACCCCCCACCTGGTGCAGCCTTGCGGATGACCTCCTTCACCGCATGCTCTGTCATTTCTGCGCTCCAACGGCGCATACTGACACCGTTAAGATTGCCCAACAGGCTTAATTTTCCACGGCAAGATGATTTTAATTGATCCAAATCTTCCGCACTGCTTATCCCCATAACAGCAGTACCGGTTTGGGCCACTTGATCCACAATCTCCAGGGCATTACCCGAAGCAAAATGCGTCGCCGTTGGACCCTGAATAGAGGCCAAGGTACGTTTAGCGACCTCATAACCGGTCTCTTTGTAGAGATCTGCAGGTATGTTGGTGGTAGAAGATACGGGGTCAAAGTAGCAAATGGCTGTGGCACCTGCTTCCAATTGCGCATTGGCCCAGGCGATGCTAAACGCCTCATTGAGCGCCATTAACTTTTGAAAACGTGTACGGTCTGTATAGATAAGTTCAAGGTAAGGACCAAACCCCATCTGCATAACCGGCAGTGAAAAAGGGGAGATCGCCACACCAATAATCGGAACCGTATCTCCCACAGCCTGCTTCATCCGCCTTTGGCTCTCAAGCACCCGCTGCAGATCGGGGCTCTTAGGAATGTCAGGGACATGAAGATGATCAATATCCTCCGGGCGGGTAATCACCGGGCGTCCTGCATTGGGGGGGCCATCCTCAAACCAAATGACATCCCCACCCCAGGCTTGGGTTTCGATCGCCGCATAATGAAAGCCATACAGACAATCATTGTCATATTTTTCAAGAAGCTTAAGTTGCCCTTTAGCAACCATAGCCGCATCGGAAAAATAGTCTTTGATCGAGGTGCCCAACTCTTTGGCACCCGTAATGGTAAACAGTAAAAAAAGCGGGACCCGGTCTGGTTCCTGATGACCCAGAGTGGTAAGCACACGCTGCATAGAAGTCATGGGAGCAGGGTTCATGATAAGCTCCTTACCATCTGCAACGCCTCAGCGGTGTTGCGTGCCATGGCATCGGCCCCCACCTCTTGCCATAACTGATCATCAAACCTAAATGGCGCCCCCCCAACAACAATACGCACCGATAAACCTTCTTCATTAAGCTTTGCCCGCAAATCCGCCACCCGTAGGGCTGAACGCAACATCAGTGCTGAGACCAGCATGACAGAAATACCATCTTGCTTAATACGTGGCACCAAGCCCTTCAGATCCATACGACCATAGTCATGCAGATCATAACCACTGGCCTTTAGGGCGCTATAGACCATCTGCTTACCCAACATATGAAAATCTTCCAGCACACAAATGGCCATAGCCGGTTGGGGCCAGGGTTTTTCTTGGTTATCCCACTGCAGACCGTTGGCAAGTTCTTCACAGACTTGACCACTCATATAGACTTGAGAGAGCGCAACATCCCCCACCTCCCAACCTTGTCCAATCTCTTCTAGCACAGGGACCAACAGAGATTCCACAACGGTTGTGGGGCTATTGTGCTGCGCAAAGGTGTGCAAAATCGATCGTGCAGAAACACGATCCACTTGCATAAGTGCCTTTTGCAGTTCTGCTACTGGGGCAGATCCTGACAATAGCGCTGTATCGGTCGTCATAACAACCTCCCTACAGAGCTCATCCACTTCAGATAATCATTTTGTATGGGTGCCTATATATATTCTATGACAGTAACAAAATGTTTCAAACAACCGAATGCACAAATAGGGGAAAAAAATATTTTCCTCCGCCGTAATAACGCGTTGGCCCCTGTAAAAACTGAACAAAAAAAGGGTTCATTACGCTTAATATCACAGATGTAAAAAAGGCGCCCCAAAGGACGCCTTTTTTACATGATCTGTTCTGTGCGAACTATTTTTGTGCACCGTGTTGATCACTGTACACATCATCATAACCAGTGATCATAGCTTTTACATACTGCATGGGAGGATGGCCCGTAAAGGCCATATATAGATGCATAACAAAGAAGATCAACATGGCAAAGGCTGCAGCAACATGTACCAGGGCCACATCCCCTAATGTTAACCCCCAACTGGCGGGCCAATCGTTGTAGTACATATAAAGCAGCCCACTGATCCAGATGATGGGAGAGATCGCTATGTTAAACACCGAGTAGGCAATACGCTGCAAAGGGTTGTGTTTAAACCGTTTGGTCTTTTTGTAAGGGTGAGGTATGGAGTGGTCAAAAATCCCTACTGAGTAGTACTTCATCACCGCAAACAACCGCTCAGTCGTTGGGACATACTGTTTCCACTCCCCCGTAATCAAGTGCCAAAAAATGGCAAACACCCACAACCAAATCAACACCCAGGCAACCATGCGGTGATAATCCGCTGCTTTTTCATAACCAAACAAGGTGTAAGCACCATTAACCTCAAAACCAGTGATCATCAAACCTATGATCAGGATCGCCTGAAACCAGTGCCAAAACCGTTCAAAACGGGAAAAAACCAACTCACGGGTTTTCATCATGCACCTCCCCTAACCTTTACGACTACTGGAAATTATGCGCACCAACCCATGTAAGGTAACCCCGATAAGAGCAACCAATGCACCATACCAACCCAATTTTGAGAGCCAGGGGAAACTATCTCGCCCAGGCATATAGAAGCCGCTAAGCGCCTCTAACCGCCCCTCTTTTGTATGACACGCATTACACTCCACCGCTTGCTCTTTAGGGGCCACCATATGGGTGATCGGCCAGAAATACTGTGTCTCAACCCAGTCGTGCTTGCCACTATAGGTTATGCCTCGAGCTTTCAGTCCAACCTCAATGGCTTTATCCCAGTCATAGCTCTTCCAATAAGCACTTTTATCCTTACCAAACAGATGGGGTACCGCGAGAATATTCTGCTCGGCATCATAAGGCTGCTTACCGCGCATGACTTTAAAGGGCCAAATGCGGGAATCAGCATGGTCAGGACCGCCACCAAAGGTGTTGATATCCACCACCCCAGAAGGATCGATCTTCTCTTCTAACATTTGGTATGTGATCTGACCATCAAACCAGTAGTACTCAGGCACCACATTAGCCTGCCAGATAAAATCCCCTTTTTTGGGGTGATAAACCGCGTAGCCGTCGGCATCCTTTTTAACCTTTTTGCCCTTACCTGCGGTTGACCAGTCCCACCACATTTTAGTTTTGCGCCCACCCCGTGCATAGGTGGGTACATGGCAGGTTTGGCACGCAACCTTATCGGTATGATCGTTGAGTTTGGGATGGTTATTCTGTGGATGAGGCGTCATACCATGGCATGACTCACAACTGGCCCGCGTAAAGTCTGTCTTACCTGGGACATCAATACCCACTTTGTCGACTGCATTCATCTGGTAACGAGAACCCGTTACCTTATGGCCACCCGTTGTGTGGCAGGTTTGACAGGTGAAGTTCAAACCATCGGTCCCCATATGCACATCCAACGCTTTTTGCGGATTGCTCATGCTGGAGTCTAAATCCCCATGCTTCACCCCATTACCACCACCACCATAGAAGTGACAAGCCCCACAATTGGACCTTTTAGGGTTGCCCACACCTTTGGCCACCTTTACAAGATCCACCGGTTGCCAGATTTTTTTTGACTTAGGTGGAAACACTTTGGGTGTATAGGTGGGATGCCCCGCACCGGTGGGAAATTTTTTGTACGTCCCTGTCGTATCATGACAGACCAAACAATCCACCAAGTTCTGATTACCCAGATCAAAATTGGCATTTTTCCATCCATAACCAATATGGCAACTGGTACAACGGGGCCAATTGGTCGCTGTGGCCACACAAAAGTTGTTGACCACATGTTTTTTACCCAGCGTCTGACCTGTCAGTTCATTTTCAAAAGCCCAAGTCCAATGGGTCGTTTTCATAAGCTGATGAGAAGCCTTGCTATGACAGGTTAAACAGGCCTTTGTAACATCTGGCCCAACCTTAAAAGGACCTTCCAACACTTTAAATGTAGTGTGGTCAGCCGTAGAAGGTGCATGTTGTGAACGCAGACTCATATCTACGGTCGCCCACCCTGGCGTTATGCCATATAAGCACACCGTGATGACCATCACCCCTATTTTAGTTATGTGTGTGATCCATCGTTGAGCATACATGGCCTACCCCCTCTCAAATTGTCAGGGCAAACAGCAATAACACCAAGCACTGTTTTGCAGGATTTCACAGCTTGAGAGTAACAAATAGAACCGATGAAGTCAACTTTACTCTTATTATTCAATGACTTATATATTCTCTGGAAAAATATTAAACATTCTTACAAACGATATCACTATTACCTGTTAATGTTATGTTCATATATATAATCTTCATCTACTTAGGCCTGTTCAAACCGACTTAGCTGCGCCAAAACCTCCATCACTTAACATAGGTTAAATAATATATCCCCAAAAATGGCCTCCCTACAAAAAATCAAAGAGCTCTTGGACCAAAGAGAATCAGCAGCGCACCCACGACACAAAGCACCGCCCCTGTACCATCCCAAAAATCCGGGCGCACCCCCTCGACGGTCCACATCCATAACAAAGAGGTCACAATGTAAATTCCACCATAGGCGGCGTAGGCACGGCCGGCAAAATCGGCTTCAACACGGGTCAATAACCATGCAAAGAGAAGCAGAGAGATCCCACCAGGCAGTAGCCAGTAGATTGATCGGCCTAAACGCAACCATGCCCAAAACGCAAAACAGCCCGCAATCTCAGCGATGGCGGCCAAGAGATAGGTGCCCACACTGTTCATGAAGTAAGTTGACCTTTCAACACCATGGGTAAACCAGCCACACACATAACGACACGT
The Magnetococcus sp. PR-3 DNA segment above includes these coding regions:
- a CDS encoding sensor histidine kinase, whose protein sequence is MSEPLNIWVCQYLVREVELALENRKDVVIHSYPANCDKPTLEEGPWLDAMLEQPKRTMIVEGGCLAALHKRLEAGKVRVGVRDLCFDLLAGRETLTEPLKNGAHLLTPGMLPHWKQKVVQWGFSPDQPEDCFGGQTHELLLLDSGADVHAQTHLQALSAYTGIPARTLPVGIAMFRAHLESRIHAHHLANCNSSLKQQERALADAAMVAQLAGQITGFAAEEHVIQGVMDLFQMLCAPQAVALLAKGQQTPQKWHHQNMGMDDLALEAMVQPLEAVTESAPFEDGFTLCLNHQGQTLGVLAVVGLAFPHQRDRYLNQGLQLAPVAGLALANARLLRAREQDASQIRALNLDLNQRVAELNAANEELEAFTYSVSHDLRGPLRAIDGFSAALVQDLGDALEPTPKHFLDRVRAGAVRMGQLIDDLLKLSRSTRGELQRECCDLSAIAHEVLEGCQAKEPERQVKIQVEDALTVEADPRFVRVVLENLLGNAWKYTGQKDHAHISVTKQAGRVVIQDNGAGFDMAYAQRLFQPFQRLHNDQEFEGSGIGLSTVKRIIQRHGGTIEATAKPGEGARFSLTFGEDIS
- a CDS encoding uroporphyrinogen decarboxylase family protein, with protein sequence MNPAPMTSMQRVLTTLGHQEPDRVPLFLLFTITGAKELGTSIKDYFSDAAMVAKGQLKLLEKYDNDCLYGFHYAAIETQAWGGDVIWFEDGPPNAGRPVITRPEDIDHLHVPDIPKSPDLQRVLESQRRMKQAVGDTVPIIGVAISPFSLPVMQMGFGPYLELIYTDRTRFQKLMALNEAFSIAWANAQLEAGATAICYFDPVSSTTNIPADLYKETGYEVAKRTLASIQGPTATHFASGNALEIVDQVAQTGTAVMGISSAEDLDQLKSSCRGKLSLLGNLNGVSMRRWSAEMTEHAVKEVIRKAAPGGGFILSDNHGEIPWQVPHEVLQGVRDALNKWGRYPLDWVEAEA
- a CDS encoding cobalamin B12-binding domain-containing protein, yielding MTTDTALLSGSAPVAELQKALMQVDRVSARSILHTFAQHNSPTTVVESLLVPVLEEIGQGWEVGDVALSQVYMSGQVCEELANGLQWDNQEKPWPQPAMAICVLEDFHMLGKQMVYSALKASGYDLHDYGRMDLKGLVPRIKQDGISVMLVSALMLRSALRVADLRAKLNEEGLSVRIVVGGAPFRFDDQLWQEVGADAMARNTAEALQMVRSLS
- a CDS encoding cytochrome b/b6 domain-containing protein, coding for MMKTRELVFSRFERFWHWFQAILIIGLMITGFEVNGAYTLFGYEKAADYHRMVAWVLIWLWVFAIFWHLITGEWKQYVPTTERLFAVMKYYSVGIFDHSIPHPYKKTKRFKHNPLQRIAYSVFNIAISPIIWISGLLYMYYNDWPASWGLTLGDVALVHVAAAFAMLIFFVMHLYMAFTGHPPMQYVKAMITGYDDVYSDQHGAQK
- a CDS encoding tetrathionate reductase family octaheme c-type cytochrome; translated protein: MSLRSQHAPSTADHTTFKVLEGPFKVGPDVTKACLTCHSKASHQLMKTTHWTWAFENELTGQTLGKKHVVNNFCVATATNWPRCTSCHIGYGWKNANFDLGNQNLVDCLVCHDTTGTYKKFPTGAGHPTYTPKVFPPKSKKIWQPVDLVKVAKGVGNPKRSNCGACHFYGGGGNGVKHGDLDSSMSNPQKALDVHMGTDGLNFTCQTCHTTGGHKVTGSRYQMNAVDKVGIDVPGKTDFTRASCESCHGMTPHPQNNHPKLNDHTDKVACQTCHVPTYARGGRKTKMWWDWSTAGKGKKVKKDADGYAVYHPKKGDFIWQANVVPEYYWFDGQITYQMLEEKIDPSGVVDINTFGGGPDHADSRIWPFKVMRGKQPYDAEQNILAVPHLFGKDKSAYWKSYDWDKAIEVGLKARGITYSGKHDWVETQYFWPITHMVAPKEQAVECNACHTKEGRLEALSGFYMPGRDSFPWLSKLGWYGALVALIGVTLHGLVRIISSSRKG